The Tripterygium wilfordii isolate XIE 37 chromosome 5, ASM1340144v1, whole genome shotgun sequence genome window below encodes:
- the LOC119999076 gene encoding cell division control protein 2 homolog B-like isoform X1, which yields MDYWNPESMLTFKEEYCYGEAFLCYTSTGTKYLLKKHKITDDDELALIQKWKDLGHENLVRILDMKLDGNNMALFAFEYHDVHLDKMRNLSKSMIKDFLFQIISGLQYYHSHGLVHKDLRPQNILVYADLRSVKIANYRLAILTGPLKGNKERDGSYRAPEILYAYPGAHNHPAVDMWAVGCLFAEMVKQKPIFRGANIVERVDSIHRLLGSPEDNLVLHSTLCDFLQRLSVHSPKSLAAEFPDLEATGVDLLTVWVDFGTIFIYKLLCLDPKKRITSADALKHPYFANVGC from the exons ATGGACTATTGGAACCCCGAAAGTATGCTCACCTTCAAAGAAGAATACTGCTATGGCGAAGCCTTCTTGTGCTACACCTCAACCGGGACCAAGTATTTGTTGAAGAAACATAAGATaactgatgatgatgaattggCTTTGATTCAAAAATGGAAGGATCTGGGGCATGAAAATTTAGTAAG GATCCTAGATATGAAGCTAGATGGAAATAATATGGCTCTTTTTGCTTTTGAATATCACGATGTGCATCTTGACAAAATGCGTAATTTAAGCAAAAGTATGATAAAG GATTTTCTGTTCCAGATTATTAGCGGGTTGCAATATTACCATTCACATGGGCTGGTGCATAAGGATCTGCGCCCGCAGAATATTTTGGTGTATGCTGATCTTAGAAGTGTGAAGATAGCCAATTATAGGTTAGCCATACTGACAGGACCCCTAAAGGGCAATAAG GAGCGGGATGGCTCTTACAGGGCACCAGAAATTTTATACGCCTATCCAGGAGCTCATAATCATCCTGCAGTGGATATGTGGGCTGTAGGTTGTCTATTTGCAGAGATGGTTAAACAGAAACCTATTTTTCGTGGTGCAAACATTGTTGAGCGTGTTGATTCCATCCACAG GCTGTTGGGTTCTCCGGAGGATAATCTAGTGCTTCATTCCACTCTCTGTGACTTTCTGCAAAGGCTTTCCGTGCATTCTCCCAAG AGTTTGGCAGCTGAGTTCCCAGATCTAGAGGCTACTGGTGTTGATCTCCTCACTGTATGGGTGGATTTTGGAACTATCTTTATATAT AAACTGCTATGCCTGGACCCAAAGAAGCGGATAACGTCTGCAGATGCATTGAAGCATCCCTATTTTGCAAATGTTGGTTGTTAA
- the LOC119999076 gene encoding cell division control protein 2 homolog isoform X2 encodes MDYWNPESMLTFKEEYCYGEAFLCYTSTGTKYLLKKHKITDDDELALIQKWKDLGHENLVRILDMKLDGNNMALFAFEYHDVHLDKMRNLSKSMIKDFLFQIISGLQYYHSHGLVHKDLRPQNILVYADLRSVKIANYRLAILTGPLKGNKERDGSYRAPEILYAYPGAHNHPAVDMWAVGCLFAEMVKQKPIFRGANIVERVDSIHRLLGSPEDNLVLHSTLCDFLQRLSVHSPKSLAAEFPDLEATGVDLLTKLLCLDPKKRITSADALKHPYFANVGC; translated from the exons ATGGACTATTGGAACCCCGAAAGTATGCTCACCTTCAAAGAAGAATACTGCTATGGCGAAGCCTTCTTGTGCTACACCTCAACCGGGACCAAGTATTTGTTGAAGAAACATAAGATaactgatgatgatgaattggCTTTGATTCAAAAATGGAAGGATCTGGGGCATGAAAATTTAGTAAG GATCCTAGATATGAAGCTAGATGGAAATAATATGGCTCTTTTTGCTTTTGAATATCACGATGTGCATCTTGACAAAATGCGTAATTTAAGCAAAAGTATGATAAAG GATTTTCTGTTCCAGATTATTAGCGGGTTGCAATATTACCATTCACATGGGCTGGTGCATAAGGATCTGCGCCCGCAGAATATTTTGGTGTATGCTGATCTTAGAAGTGTGAAGATAGCCAATTATAGGTTAGCCATACTGACAGGACCCCTAAAGGGCAATAAG GAGCGGGATGGCTCTTACAGGGCACCAGAAATTTTATACGCCTATCCAGGAGCTCATAATCATCCTGCAGTGGATATGTGGGCTGTAGGTTGTCTATTTGCAGAGATGGTTAAACAGAAACCTATTTTTCGTGGTGCAAACATTGTTGAGCGTGTTGATTCCATCCACAG GCTGTTGGGTTCTCCGGAGGATAATCTAGTGCTTCATTCCACTCTCTGTGACTTTCTGCAAAGGCTTTCCGTGCATTCTCCCAAG AGTTTGGCAGCTGAGTTCCCAGATCTAGAGGCTACTGGTGTTGATCTCCTCACT AAACTGCTATGCCTGGACCCAAAGAAGCGGATAACGTCTGCAGATGCATTGAAGCATCCCTATTTTGCAAATGTTGGTTGTTAA
- the LOC119999079 gene encoding bifunctional phosphatase IMPL2, chloroplastic-like, producing MRTSNSNHQLDNQMDLTAKELDCFTEIGKKLADVSREVIERFYSQKIKFDDKNGDGPVTIADIKAEEAMVSIILENFSSHAVFGEETGWTCKEKFSVPDFVWVLDPIDGTQSFIAHRYEFGTLIALLYKGKPVLGIIDQPIRKERWVGVKGRRTTMNGEEASVRTCEKLKQAYAYLKARHYNDDAEFACDSLAYKVDEIFYDGNCISYALLASGFIDLVVDCALDPFDFLALIPIVEGAGGIITDWEGRELCWEVSPSSCSIPEGGFKVLAAGDKRIHENVVLELS from the coding sequence ATGAGGACTTCGAATTCTAATCATCAGCTTGATAACCAAATGGATCTCACCGCAAAAGAGCTTGATTGCTTCACCGAAATTGGCAAGAAACTTGCCGATGTTTCTCGTGAAGTTATTGAGAGGTTCTATAgccaaaaaatcaaatttgatgATAAAAATGGCGATGGTCCTGTAACAATTGCTGATATAAAAGCAGAGGAAGCTATGGTTTCGATTATACTAGAAAACTTTTCATCTCATGCAGTTTTTGGGGAGGAGACTGGATGGACTTGTAAAGAGAAGTTCTCAGTTCCAGACTTTGTTTGGGTTTTAGATCCTATAGATGGGACACAGAGTTTTATTGCTCATAGATATGAGTTCGGTACCCTAATTGCTCTATTATACAAGGGTAAACCAGTGCTTGGCATCATTGATCAACCGATTCGAAAAGAAAGATGGGTAGGGGTGAAAGGGAGAAGAACAACCATGAATGGAGAAGAAGCATCTGTACGCACCTGTGAAAAGTTGAAACAAGCATATGCGTACTTGAAAGCCCGACATTACAATGATGATGCTGAATTTGCCTGTGATAGTCTCGCATACAAGGTAGATGAGATATTCTACGATGGTAATTGCATTTCTTATGCTTTATTGGCTTCGGGGTTTATTGATCTCGTTGTTGACTGTGCATTGGATCCCTTTGATTTTCTTGCACTGATACCTATCGTTGAGGGTGCTGGAGGTATTATAACTGATTGGGAAGGACGTGAGCTTTGCTGGGAGGTTTCTCCTTCTTCGTGTTCAATTCCAGAAGGAGGTTTTAAAGTATTAGCAGCTGGAGATAAAAGGATTCATGAAAATGTTGTACTCGAATTATCATAA